From the Streptomyces sp. KMM 9044 genome, one window contains:
- a CDS encoding CGNR zinc finger domain-containing protein has product MALGTVTAPHELRFDTGRICLDLLATTHPEERLGSVGVLSAWITGSGLVPAGTPLTHADGTWPAAFRELRGHLARLVHGRPAPGGVAYDLALARVNETARAAPPTPRAVPGGDGTLVRRLEAPPGCAALLAAIARDAVDLLTDPLARGCLRQCEGDHCPIVYLDTSRGRRRRWCSSEVCGNRERVARHRRRAAALSRV; this is encoded by the coding sequence ATGGCACTGGGTACGGTCACGGCGCCCCACGAGCTGCGGTTCGACACCGGGCGGATCTGTCTGGACCTCCTCGCGACCACGCATCCCGAGGAACGGCTCGGCTCCGTCGGCGTGCTGAGCGCCTGGATCACCGGCTCCGGCCTCGTCCCGGCCGGCACGCCGCTCACCCACGCCGACGGCACCTGGCCGGCCGCCTTCCGTGAACTGCGCGGCCATCTCGCCCGTCTGGTGCACGGCCGCCCGGCGCCCGGCGGCGTGGCCTACGACCTCGCGCTCGCCCGCGTCAACGAGACCGCCCGCGCCGCGCCCCCCACCCCGCGCGCGGTCCCCGGCGGTGACGGGACACTGGTACGGCGGCTGGAGGCGCCGCCCGGCTGCGCCGCGCTGCTCGCGGCGATCGCCCGGGACGCCGTGGACCTGCTCACCGACCCGCTCGCGCGCGGGTGCCTGCGGCAGTGCGAGGGCGACCACTGCCCGATCGTGTACCTGGACACCTCACGGGGCCGCCGCAGGCGCTGGTGCTCCAGCGAGGTCTGCGGAAACCGCGAACGAGTGGCCCGCCACCGCCGCAGGGCCGCCGCCCTCTCCCGAGTCTGA
- a CDS encoding sigma-70 family RNA polymerase sigma factor translates to MGVRKDAAVANERGARARHRMSPSSSNEPDEELMRALYREHAGPLLAYVLRLVAGDRQRAEDVVQETLIRAWKNAGQLNRATGSVRPWLVTVARRIVIDGHRSRQARPQEVDPSPLEVIPAEDEIDKALWLMTLSDALDDLTPAHREVLVETYFKGRTVNEAAETLGIPSGTVRSRVFYALRSMKLALEERGVTA, encoded by the coding sequence GTGGGCGTGCGCAAGGATGCGGCCGTGGCCAATGAACGCGGAGCGAGGGCCCGACATCGCATGTCCCCGTCCTCGTCGAATGAACCTGATGAGGAGTTGATGCGTGCGCTGTATCGAGAGCACGCCGGGCCTCTTCTCGCCTACGTCCTGCGGCTGGTCGCCGGAGACCGGCAGCGAGCCGAGGACGTCGTGCAGGAGACGCTCATCCGTGCCTGGAAGAACGCCGGTCAGCTCAATCGGGCGACCGGATCGGTACGCCCCTGGCTGGTGACGGTCGCCCGGCGCATCGTCATCGACGGCCACCGCAGCCGGCAGGCCCGGCCGCAGGAGGTCGATCCGTCGCCGCTGGAGGTCATCCCCGCGGAGGACGAGATCGACAAGGCGCTGTGGCTGATGACGCTGTCGGACGCACTCGACGACCTGACCCCTGCCCACCGGGAGGTGCTCGTCGAGACGTACTTCAAGGGACGTACCGTGAACGAGGCGGCCGAGACCCTCGGGATACCCAGCGGCACGGTCCGTTCCCGGGTGTTCTACGCCCTGCGTTCGATGAAGCTGGCTCTGGAGGAGCGGGGGGTGACGGCGTGA
- a CDS encoding anti-sigma factor family protein, with protein MQGSPVPNEHETVGAYALGILDDAEATAFESHLAGCEWCAQQLDELAGMEPMLAALADLPGTGTPSLGESLSAKPAPRVVEKLVDEVAERRAKKRRRNFYMVAAAGALIVSGPFVAVAANGGGDSGSRGGNTNQTLSADPAKDVFDQIPDKLTATDPGTKVSVTVAFQEKDWGTGLAAQISNVKGPEKCALVVVGKNGERETATSWTVPEWGYGLPDAKSDKAKQPLHVQGGASLDPDEIDSFEIVTFDGEKLVEVDA; from the coding sequence ATGCAGGGATCACCGGTGCCGAACGAGCACGAGACCGTCGGTGCCTATGCTCTCGGCATCCTCGACGATGCCGAGGCGACCGCGTTCGAGTCGCACCTCGCAGGCTGCGAGTGGTGCGCCCAGCAGCTCGACGAACTCGCCGGTATGGAACCGATGCTGGCCGCCCTCGCGGACCTGCCCGGCACCGGCACGCCGTCGCTCGGTGAGTCGCTGTCGGCCAAGCCGGCGCCACGCGTGGTGGAGAAGCTGGTCGACGAGGTCGCCGAGCGCCGCGCCAAGAAGCGCCGCCGCAACTTCTACATGGTCGCCGCCGCGGGCGCCCTGATCGTCAGCGGCCCCTTCGTCGCCGTCGCGGCGAACGGCGGGGGCGACAGCGGCAGCCGGGGTGGCAACACCAACCAGACCCTCTCCGCCGACCCGGCGAAGGACGTCTTCGACCAGATCCCCGACAAGCTCACGGCCACCGACCCGGGCACCAAGGTCTCCGTGACCGTGGCGTTCCAGGAGAAGGACTGGGGCACCGGCCTCGCCGCGCAGATCAGTAACGTCAAGGGCCCCGAGAAGTGCGCCCTGGTCGTCGTCGGCAAGAACGGCGAGCGGGAGACCGCGACCTCCTGGACCGTCCCGGAGTGGGGCTACGGCCTGCCGGACGCCAAGTCGGACAAGGCCAAGCAGCCGCTCCACGTCCAGGGCGGCGCCTCGCTGGACCCCGACGAGATCGACAGCTTCGAGATCGTGACCTTCGACGGCGAGAAGCTCGTCGAGGTCGACGCATAG
- a CDS encoding HelD family protein — protein sequence MAAQAQQETAVDPVHESTRDREISVEQEHLDRVYRRLEEKIHEAEFLMHDAARRGQVGTPGALAERDAQVFRAGVHLNRLNNEFEDFLFGRIDLLLGKDGKKGPDGAYTAVEPADGAVRPDNTADIAETLHIGRIGVLDEDYTPLVIDWRAPAAAPFYRSTPVDPGRVVRRRVIRSKGRRVLGVEDDLMRPELSASLDGHELPVIGDGALMAALGQARTHSMRDIVASIQAEQDLVIRAPAASVTHVEGGPGTGKTAVALHRAAYLLYQDRRRYAGGILVVSPTPLLVAYTEGVLPSLGEEGQVAVRAIGSLVDGAEATLYDAPAVARAKGSSRMLGVIRKAARGALENGGTPARLRVVAFGRRLELDADELAAVRHTALGGTAPVNLLRPRARKLLLDALWERSGAGDRHANPELAAELRSSFDDDVTTEDAFLAFFDAWWPELTPAAVLDAMADERRLGRWARRVLNPGEVRKVARSLRRDGRSVHDIALLDELQAVLGTPSRPRRKRELDPLDQLTGLEELMPVREESQRERAERLAQERTEYAHVIVDEAQDLTPLQWRMVGRRGRHATWTVVGDPAQSSWSDPDEAAQARDEALGSRPRRRFELTVNYRNPAEIADLAAKVLALAMPGSTSPRAVRSTGVEPRFVTAGPSGPGSVLAETVRAETARLLERVDGTVGVVVAMQRREEARRWLDGLGDRAVALGSLEAKGLEYDATIVVSPAEIADESPAGLRVLYVALTRATQQLTVVSADRDEPDAAGVPDLLRD from the coding sequence GTGGCCGCTCAGGCTCAGCAGGAAACCGCGGTCGATCCGGTTCACGAATCCACTCGTGACCGGGAGATCAGTGTCGAACAGGAACACCTCGACCGGGTGTACCGACGGCTCGAGGAGAAGATCCACGAGGCCGAGTTCCTCATGCATGACGCCGCCCGGCGCGGCCAGGTCGGCACGCCCGGCGCACTCGCCGAACGGGACGCCCAGGTCTTCCGGGCCGGCGTCCACCTCAACCGGCTGAACAACGAGTTCGAGGACTTTCTCTTCGGCCGGATCGACCTGCTCCTCGGCAAGGACGGCAAGAAGGGACCCGACGGCGCCTACACCGCCGTCGAGCCCGCCGACGGTGCCGTCCGCCCCGACAACACCGCCGACATCGCCGAGACGCTGCACATCGGCCGCATCGGCGTCCTCGACGAGGACTACACCCCGCTGGTCATCGACTGGCGGGCGCCCGCCGCCGCCCCGTTCTACCGGTCCACCCCGGTCGACCCCGGCCGGGTGGTGCGCCGCCGCGTCATCCGCTCCAAGGGCCGCCGGGTCCTCGGTGTCGAGGACGACCTGATGCGCCCCGAGCTGTCGGCCTCCCTGGACGGCCACGAGCTGCCCGTCATCGGTGACGGCGCCCTGATGGCCGCGCTCGGCCAGGCCCGGACGCACAGCATGCGGGACATCGTCGCCTCCATCCAGGCCGAGCAGGACCTGGTGATCCGCGCCCCCGCCGCCTCCGTGACCCACGTCGAGGGCGGCCCCGGCACCGGCAAGACCGCCGTCGCCCTGCACCGCGCGGCCTACCTGCTCTACCAGGACCGGCGCCGGTACGCGGGCGGCATCCTGGTCGTCTCGCCCACACCGCTCCTGGTCGCCTACACCGAGGGCGTCCTGCCCTCCCTCGGCGAGGAGGGCCAGGTCGCCGTCCGTGCCATCGGCTCCCTGGTCGACGGCGCCGAGGCCACCCTGTACGACGCCCCGGCGGTGGCCCGCGCCAAGGGCTCCTCCCGCATGCTCGGGGTGATCCGCAAGGCCGCGCGCGGTGCCCTGGAGAACGGCGGCACGCCGGCCCGGCTGCGCGTCGTCGCCTTCGGCCGGCGGCTCGAACTGGACGCCGACGAGCTGGCGGCCGTCCGCCACACCGCCCTCGGCGGCACCGCCCCGGTGAACCTGCTGCGCCCCCGCGCCCGCAAACTGCTGCTCGACGCCCTGTGGGAGCGCTCCGGCGCGGGCGACCGGCACGCCAACCCGGAGCTGGCCGCCGAACTGCGCTCCTCCTTCGACGACGACGTCACCACCGAGGACGCCTTCCTCGCCTTCTTCGACGCGTGGTGGCCCGAACTGACCCCGGCCGCCGTGCTGGACGCCATGGCCGACGAGCGCCGCCTCGGCCGCTGGGCCCGGCGCGTCCTCAACCCGGGCGAGGTCCGCAAGGTCGCCCGCTCCCTGCGGCGGGACGGCCGCTCGGTGCACGACATCGCGCTACTCGACGAACTCCAGGCCGTCCTCGGCACCCCCTCCCGCCCCCGGCGCAAGCGTGAGCTGGACCCGCTGGACCAGCTCACCGGCCTCGAGGAGCTGATGCCGGTGCGCGAGGAGTCGCAGCGCGAGCGGGCCGAACGCCTCGCCCAGGAACGCACCGAGTACGCCCATGTCATCGTCGACGAGGCCCAGGACCTCACCCCTCTGCAGTGGCGCATGGTCGGCCGGCGCGGCCGGCACGCCACCTGGACGGTCGTCGGCGACCCCGCCCAGTCGTCCTGGTCCGACCCCGACGAGGCCGCCCAGGCCCGCGACGAGGCCCTCGGCAGCAGGCCCCGCCGCCGCTTCGAGCTCACCGTGAACTACCGCAACCCGGCCGAGATCGCCGACCTCGCCGCCAAGGTGCTCGCGCTCGCCATGCCCGGGTCCACCTCGCCGAGGGCGGTGCGCTCCACCGGCGTCGAACCCCGCTTCGTGACCGCCGGCCCGTCCGGACCCGGCTCGGTCCTGGCCGAGACCGTGCGCGCGGAGACGGCCCGGCTGCTGGAGCGGGTCGACGGGACGGTCGGTGTGGTCGTCGCCATGCAGCGCCGCGAGGAGGCACGGCGCTGGCTGGACGGGCTCGGCGACCGGGCCGTCGCCCTCGGCAGCCTGGAGGCGAAGGGCCTGGAGTACGACGCGACGATCGTCGTCTCCCCGGCCGAGATCGCCGACGAGTCCCCGGCCGGCCTGCGCGTCCTGTACGTCGCCCTGACCCGCGCCACCCAGCAGCTCACCGTCGTCTCGGCCGACCGCGACGAGCCGGACGCGGCGGGCGTCCCGGACCTGCTGCGGGACTGA
- a CDS encoding NAD-dependent malic enzyme — translation MATAPSVSYSMTIRLEVPASGASVSQLTTAVESSGGTVTGLDVTASGHEKLRIDVTIAATSTGHADEIVEKLRGVEGVSLGKVSDRTFLMHLGGKIEMQSKHPIRNRDDLSMVYTPGVARVCMAIAENPEDARRLTIKRNSVAVVTDGSAVLGLGNIGPKAALPVMEGKAALFKRFAGIDAWPLCLDTQDTDAIVEIVKAIAPGFAGINLEDISAPRCFEIEARLREALDIPVFHDDQHGTAIVVLAALTNALRVTGKVMEDIRVVMSGAGAAGTAILKLLIAAGVKNAVVADIHGVVHAGRADLVDAPADSPLCWIGHNTNPENLTGTLKEAVRGADVFIGVSAPNVLDGDDVAAMADGAIVFALANPDPEVDPGIARRTAAVVATGRSDFPNQINNVLVFPGVFRGLLDAQSRTVNTDMMLAAAKALADVVTEDELNPNYIVPSVFNDKVAGAVAGAVREAAKSTEVPAALA, via the coding sequence ATGGCAACGGCGCCCAGCGTCTCCTACTCGATGACCATCCGGCTGGAGGTGCCGGCGAGCGGAGCCTCCGTCTCTCAACTCACCACCGCCGTGGAATCCTCCGGCGGAACGGTCACCGGCCTCGACGTCACCGCGTCCGGCCACGAGAAACTCCGTATCGACGTCACCATCGCGGCCACCTCCACCGGGCACGCCGACGAGATCGTCGAGAAGCTCCGCGGCGTCGAGGGCGTCAGCCTCGGCAAGGTCTCGGACCGTACGTTCCTGATGCACCTCGGCGGCAAGATCGAGATGCAGTCCAAGCACCCCATCCGCAACCGTGACGACCTCTCCATGGTCTACACGCCGGGTGTGGCCCGCGTCTGCATGGCCATCGCCGAGAACCCCGAGGACGCCCGCCGCCTCACCATCAAGCGCAACTCCGTTGCGGTCGTGACGGACGGTTCCGCCGTGCTGGGGCTGGGCAACATCGGCCCGAAGGCCGCCCTGCCGGTGATGGAGGGCAAGGCCGCCCTGTTCAAGCGGTTCGCCGGGATCGACGCCTGGCCGCTGTGCCTCGACACGCAGGACACCGACGCGATCGTCGAGATCGTCAAGGCGATCGCCCCGGGCTTCGCCGGCATCAACCTGGAGGACATCTCCGCGCCGCGCTGCTTCGAGATCGAGGCCCGGCTGCGCGAGGCCCTCGACATCCCCGTCTTCCACGACGACCAGCACGGCACCGCGATCGTCGTCCTCGCGGCCCTGACCAACGCGCTGCGGGTCACCGGCAAGGTGATGGAGGACATCCGCGTCGTCATGTCCGGCGCCGGCGCGGCCGGCACGGCCATCCTCAAGCTGCTCATCGCGGCCGGTGTGAAGAACGCCGTCGTGGCCGACATCCACGGTGTGGTGCACGCGGGCCGCGCGGACCTGGTGGACGCCCCCGCCGACTCCCCGCTGTGCTGGATCGGCCACAACACCAACCCGGAGAACCTGACCGGCACGCTGAAGGAGGCCGTGCGCGGCGCGGACGTCTTCATCGGCGTCTCCGCCCCGAACGTCCTCGACGGCGACGACGTCGCCGCGATGGCCGACGGCGCGATCGTCTTCGCGCTCGCGAACCCCGACCCCGAGGTGGACCCGGGCATCGCCCGCCGGACCGCGGCCGTGGTCGCCACCGGCCGCTCCGACTTCCCGAACCAGATCAACAACGTGCTGGTCTTCCCGGGTGTCTTCCGCGGTCTGCTGGACGCCCAGTCCCGCACCGTCAACACCGACATGATGCTCGCCGCCGCCAAGGCCCTGGCCGACGTGGTCACCGAGGACGAGCTGAACCCGAACTACATCGTCCCCAGCGTGTTCAACGACAAGGTCGCGGGCGCGGTCGCCGGCGCGGTCCGGGAGGCCGCGAAGAGCACGGAGGTCCCGGCCGCCCTCGCCTAG
- a CDS encoding HU family DNA-binding protein, with the protein MNRSELVAALADRAEVTRKDADAVLAAFADIVGDIVSKGDEKVTIPGFLTFERTHRAARTARNPQTGEPIQIPAGYSVKVSAGSKLKEAAKGK; encoded by the coding sequence ATGAACCGCAGTGAGCTGGTGGCCGCGCTGGCCGACCGCGCCGAGGTGACCCGCAAGGATGCCGACGCCGTGCTGGCCGCGTTCGCCGACATCGTCGGCGACATCGTCTCCAAGGGGGACGAGAAGGTCACCATCCCCGGTTTTCTGACCTTCGAGCGCACCCACCGTGCCGCTCGCACCGCGCGCAACCCGCAGACCGGTGAGCCGATCCAGATCCCGGCCGGCTACAGCGTGAAGGTCTCTGCGGGCTCGAAGCTCAAGGAAGCCGCCAAGGGCAAGTAA
- the murA gene encoding UDP-N-acetylglucosamine 1-carboxyvinyltransferase, translating to MTVNGTEDVLLVHGGTPLEGEIRVRGAKNLVPKAMVAALLGSEPSRLGNVPDIRDVRVVRGLLQLHGVTVRSGNEPGELVLDPTRVESANVADIDAHAGSSRIPILFCGPLLHRLGHAFIPGLGGCDIGGRPIDFHFDVLRQFGATIEKRADGQYLEAPQRLRGTKIKLPYPSVGTTEQVLLTAVLAEGVTELSNAAVEPEIEDLICVLQKMGAIIAMDTDRTIRVTGVDKLGGYNHRALPDRLEAASWASAALATEGNIYVHGAQQRSMMTFLNTYRKVGGAFEIDDNGVRFWHPGGQLKSIALETDVHPGFQTDWQQPLVVALTQATGLSIVHETVYESRLGFTSALNQMGAHIQLYRECLGGSHCRFGQRNFLHSAVVSGPTRLQGADLVIPDLRGGFSYLIAALAAQGTSRVHGIGLINRGYENFMDKLGELGAKVELPGKALG from the coding sequence ATGACCGTCAACGGCACTGAAGACGTACTGCTTGTCCACGGCGGAACCCCGCTGGAGGGGGAGATCCGTGTCCGCGGTGCGAAGAACCTCGTACCGAAGGCCATGGTCGCCGCCCTGCTGGGCAGTGAGCCGAGCCGGCTGGGCAACGTTCCGGACATCCGTGACGTCCGTGTCGTCCGAGGACTGCTCCAGCTGCACGGGGTGACGGTCCGTTCCGGCAACGAGCCCGGTGAACTGGTGCTCGACCCCACACGGGTGGAGAGCGCCAACGTCGCCGACATCGATGCCCACGCGGGTTCGTCCCGCATCCCGATCCTGTTCTGCGGCCCGCTGCTGCACCGTCTCGGGCACGCGTTCATCCCGGGCCTGGGCGGCTGCGACATCGGCGGCCGGCCGATCGACTTCCACTTCGACGTGCTGCGCCAGTTCGGCGCGACGATCGAGAAGCGGGCGGACGGCCAGTACCTGGAGGCCCCGCAGCGGCTGCGGGGCACGAAGATCAAGCTGCCGTACCCGTCCGTCGGCACGACGGAGCAGGTGCTGCTGACGGCGGTCCTCGCGGAGGGCGTCACCGAGCTGTCCAACGCGGCGGTGGAGCCGGAGATCGAGGACCTGATCTGCGTCCTGCAGAAAATGGGCGCGATCATCGCCATGGACACCGACCGGACCATCCGCGTCACCGGTGTGGACAAGCTCGGCGGCTACAACCACCGCGCCCTTCCCGACCGCCTGGAGGCGGCCTCCTGGGCGTCCGCGGCGCTGGCCACCGAGGGGAACATCTACGTCCACGGCGCCCAGCAGCGCTCGATGATGACGTTCCTGAACACCTACCGGAAGGTCGGCGGCGCCTTCGAGATCGACGACAACGGCGTCCGGTTCTGGCATCCGGGCGGCCAGCTCAAGTCGATCGCGCTGGAGACGGACGTCCACCCGGGCTTCCAGACCGACTGGCAGCAGCCGCTGGTCGTCGCCCTGACCCAGGCGACGGGCCTGTCGATCGTCCACGAGACGGTCTACGAGTCCCGGCTCGGCTTCACCTCGGCGCTCAACCAGATGGGTGCGCACATCCAGCTCTACCGCGAGTGCCTGGGCGGCTCCCACTGCCGCTTCGGCCAGCGCAACTTCCTCCACTCGGCCGTCGTCTCGGGCCCGACCCGGCTCCAGGGCGCCGACCTGGTCATCCCCGACCTGCGCGGCGGTTTCTCCTACCTGATCGCCGCCCTCGCCGCCCAGGGCACGTCCCGCGTCCACGGCATCGGCCTGATCAACCGCGGCTACGAGAACTTCATGGACAAGCTGGGGGAGCTGGGGGCGAAGGTCGAACTGCCCGGCAAGGCGCTCGGCTGA
- a CDS encoding YqgE/AlgH family protein: MTEVSSLTGRLLVATPALADPNFDRAVVLLLDHDEEGSLGVVLNRPTPVGVGDILEGWADLAGEPGVVFQGGPVSLDSALGVAVVPGGTGTGATAAPLGWRRVYGAIGLVDLEAPPELLAAALGSLRIFAGYAGWGPGQLEDELVEGAWYVVESEPGDISSPEPERLWREVLRRQRGGLAMVATYPDDPSLN; the protein is encoded by the coding sequence ATGACCGAGGTGTCCTCGCTCACAGGGCGGCTGCTCGTGGCCACGCCCGCCCTGGCGGACCCGAACTTCGACCGCGCGGTCGTGCTCCTCCTCGACCACGACGAGGAGGGGTCCCTCGGTGTCGTGCTCAACCGCCCGACCCCGGTGGGCGTGGGCGACATCCTGGAGGGCTGGGCGGACCTGGCCGGTGAGCCCGGGGTCGTCTTCCAGGGCGGCCCGGTGTCGCTGGACTCGGCCCTCGGCGTCGCCGTCGTCCCCGGCGGGACCGGGACGGGCGCCACGGCCGCGCCGCTGGGCTGGCGCCGGGTGTACGGCGCGATCGGGCTGGTCGACCTGGAGGCGCCGCCGGAGCTGCTCGCCGCCGCCCTCGGCTCACTGCGCATCTTCGCCGGATACGCGGGCTGGGGCCCCGGCCAGCTGGAGGACGAACTGGTGGAAGGCGCCTGGTACGTCGTCGAGTCGGAGCCCGGCGACATCTCGTCCCCGGAACCCGAGCGGCTCTGGCGCGAGGTGCTGCGCCGCCAGCGGGGCGGGCTGGCGATGGTGGCCACCTACCCGGACGACCCTTCGCTCAACTGA
- a CDS encoding DUF3039 domain-containing protein encodes MSTLEPERGTGTGTLVEPTPQTSHGDGDHERYAHYVQKDKIMASALDGTPVVALCGKVWVPGRDPKKYPVCPMCKEIYESMSGGDDDKGKGGKGEGDK; translated from the coding sequence ATGAGCACTCTTGAGCCCGAGCGCGGGACTGGTACGGGAACCCTCGTAGAGCCGACGCCGCAGACCTCCCACGGTGACGGCGACCACGAGCGCTACGCCCACTACGTCCAGAAGGACAAGATCATGGCGAGCGCCCTCGACGGCACGCCCGTCGTGGCGCTGTGCGGCAAGGTGTGGGTGCCCGGCCGCGACCCGAAGAAGTACCCCGTCTGCCCCATGTGCAAGGAGATCTACGAGTCCATGAGCGGCGGCGACGACGACAAGGGCAAGGGCGGCAAGGGCGAGGGCGACAAGTAG
- a CDS encoding beta-N-acetylhexosaminidase: MTSPGELIPAPRSVVAASGAVRLTVNSRLCAGTATEGVGHWLRTVLRQATGLPLREGQELGDAEGDGIGLQLGTGLGPEEYRLVSDGNGVLIEGGSAAGVFWGAQTLRQLLGPDAYRRAPLGRDRAWAVPHVTIEDAPRFRWRGLMLDVARHFMPKEGVLRSLDLMAAHKLNVLHFHLTDDQGWRIEIERYPRLTEVGSWRARTKIGHRASPLWNDTPHGGHYTRDDIREIVAYAAERHIAVIPEIDVPGHSQAAIAAYPELGNTDVVDTSSLTVWDTWGINPNVLAPTDTTLRFYEGVLEEVLELFPADAAGPAAYSPSPSFSSFVHIGGDECPKDQWRASDTAQKRIADLGLADEDALQSWFVGHFAGWLAARGRRLIGWDEILEGGLPPGAAVSSWRGYAGGIAAARAGHDVVMCPKQYVYLDHRQDAGPEEPVPIGYVRTLEDVYRFEPVPADLTPEEAGRVLGTQANAWSEVTENQERVDYQVFPRLVALAEVAWSTLPAPAQRDFAGFERRMTAHYRRLDALGVAYRPPTGPLPWQRRPGVLGRPVDGTPPNR, encoded by the coding sequence GTGACATCACCGGGGGAACTGATTCCCGCACCCCGCAGCGTCGTCGCCGCTTCTGGCGCGGTACGGCTGACGGTGAACTCCCGGCTCTGCGCCGGCACCGCGACGGAGGGCGTCGGTCACTGGCTGCGCACTGTGCTCCGGCAGGCCACCGGCCTGCCGTTGCGCGAGGGACAAGAGCTCGGTGACGCCGAGGGCGACGGCATCGGGCTCCAGCTCGGTACCGGGCTCGGCCCCGAGGAGTACCGCCTCGTCAGCGACGGGAACGGCGTCCTGATCGAGGGTGGCAGCGCGGCCGGTGTCTTCTGGGGTGCCCAGACGCTGCGGCAGCTCCTCGGCCCCGACGCGTACCGCAGGGCTCCGCTCGGCCGCGACCGGGCCTGGGCCGTGCCGCACGTCACGATCGAGGACGCCCCCCGCTTCCGCTGGCGCGGCCTCATGCTCGACGTCGCCCGGCACTTCATGCCCAAGGAGGGCGTGCTGCGTTCTCTCGACCTGATGGCCGCGCACAAACTCAACGTCCTCCATTTCCACCTGACGGACGACCAGGGCTGGCGCATCGAGATCGAGCGGTACCCGCGGCTGACGGAGGTGGGCTCCTGGCGTGCCCGGACGAAAATCGGCCACCGCGCCTCGCCCCTGTGGAACGACACGCCGCACGGTGGTCACTACACGCGGGACGACATCCGGGAGATCGTCGCCTACGCGGCCGAGCGGCATATCGCCGTCATCCCCGAAATCGACGTGCCCGGCCACTCGCAGGCCGCCATCGCCGCGTATCCGGAACTCGGCAACACCGATGTCGTCGACACCTCCTCGCTGACCGTCTGGGACACATGGGGGATCAATCCGAACGTCCTCGCCCCCACCGACACCACCCTGCGCTTCTACGAAGGGGTTCTCGAGGAAGTCCTGGAACTGTTCCCCGCCGACGCCGCGGGTCCCGCCGCGTATTCGCCGTCCCCGTCGTTCTCGTCGTTCGTGCACATCGGCGGCGACGAATGCCCGAAGGACCAGTGGCGTGCCTCGGACACCGCGCAGAAGCGGATCGCCGATCTCGGACTGGCCGATGAGGACGCCCTCCAGTCCTGGTTCGTCGGGCACTTCGCCGGCTGGCTCGCCGCGCGCGGGCGCCGGCTGATCGGCTGGGACGAGATCCTCGAGGGCGGCCTGCCTCCGGGCGCCGCCGTGTCCTCCTGGCGCGGCTATGCCGGCGGGATCGCCGCCGCCCGCGCGGGACACGACGTGGTCATGTGCCCCAAGCAGTACGTCTACCTGGACCACCGGCAGGACGCGGGCCCCGAGGAGCCGGTGCCGATCGGGTACGTGCGCACCTTGGAGGACGTCTACCGGTTCGAGCCCGTACCGGCGGACCTGACGCCCGAGGAGGCCGGGCGGGTGCTCGGCACCCAGGCCAACGCCTGGTCCGAGGTGACCGAGAATCAGGAGCGGGTGGACTACCAGGTCTTCCCCCGGCTCGTGGCCCTCGCCGAGGTCGCCTGGAGCACGCTGCCCGCCCCCGCGCAGCGGGACTTCGCCGGCTTCGAGCGCCGGATGACCGCCCACTACCGGCGGCTCGACGCCCTCGGTGTCGCCTACCGCCCGCCCACCGGACCGCTGCCCTGGCAGCGGCGCCCCGGAGTACTGGGCCGCCCCGTCGACGGCACACCCCCGAACCGGTAG